The following proteins are encoded in a genomic region of Capra hircus breed San Clemente chromosome 16, ASM170441v1, whole genome shotgun sequence:
- the LOC108637763 gene encoding uncharacterized protein LOC108637763 — MRRHSQGRRVEEAAAARQRQTLGSEGRTQVGSRPPACWARAPPPSSTGSAHASRRPCGGQAASRSMVQVDSPAGRSSSRLSNVQDQRQGQPPFPLSWVSLLWRDRRVPAVCGARPGRSPAESGEHCRLPGAVPSIRSVSFQIWAAHAAHSAPASLQSTWPGRARAALQKGLGSRQGLKCGLTGSCHRAKNTGLGANSLNLNLSSAANGQVMPSISFSPTTHVAGVTGPGGDGEFMALPQSPPSELQSQL; from the exons ATGCGGAGGCACAGTCAGGGCAGGCGCGTGGAGGAGGCAGCCGCGGCCAGACAGAGGCAGACGCTGGGGAGTGAGGGGAGGACTCAGGTCGGATCCCGGCCCCCTGCCTGCTGGGCACGGGCTCCTCCACCATCCTCCACGGGCTCGGCTCACGCCTCACGGCGTCCCTGCGGCGGGCAGGCCGCATCTCGCTCCATGGTGCAGGTCGACAGCCCAGCTGGCAGAAGCTCCTCGAGGCTCAGCAACGTTCAAGATCAAAGACAAGGGCAGCcgcccttccctctctcctgggTGAGCCTGCTCTGGAGGGACAGGAGAGTTCCGGCCGTGTGTGGGGCCCGCCCGGGGCGGTCACCAGCAGAGTCCGGAGAGCATTGCCGCCTTCCCGGCGCCGTGCCCTCAATCAGGAGCGTCTCCTTTCAGATCTGGGCTGCGCACGCAGCGCACAGCGCCCCCGCCAGTCTGCAGAGCACATGGCCGGGACGCGCGCGGGCTGCCCTGCAGAAAGGGCTGGGATCTCGCCAGGGCCTGAAGTGCGGGCTGACTGGCAGCTGTCACCGAGCAAAGAACACTGGTCTTGGAGCCAACAGCTTGAACCTGAATCTCAGCTCTGCAGCTAACGGACAAGTCAT GCCAAGCATCTCTTTTTCACCTACTACCCATGTGGCAGGGGTCACGGGGCCTGGCGGTGATGGGGAGTTCATGGCCCTGCCTCAGAGCCCTCCTTCTGAACTCCAGTCTCAGTTGTAA